Genomic window (Paraglaciecola psychrophila 170):
GTAACTTACTTGACGAAGAGTATATCAACCGCACTAACTTCAATACACCTATTCAGGACGGTAAGTTAAACGCGTATATGGCTGAGCCAGCCACGTTTGGTGTGACAGTTAAGAAACGCTTTTAATTAACACTAATCTAGCTAAATAATTTAAAGCCGACATTTGTCGGCTTTTTTTATCTAAAAACAGCAACCTTAGCAGTCATTATGCTGCAGCTTCAATTAATACCCGCCTCGTTAAATACCAATTTAAATAATTACCCAAATATTTATAACGAAAACAGCACTCGCAACTCACATTTATAACTGAGCGCTATTTTGTCTAATCACATAATTAAATTAACAAAATAACAACAACGGTAACAATTTATTTACTTTTGAAGTACTCTAATAAAGTTACAGGTCTAATGAGTGAATATTTTTGGCTTTATAGCCGATCGGGAATTCACTGTTTGGCATTTGTATAATAAAAGAGTCAAATGAGAGGAAGAAATCAATGAATAAAAATACTTTCCATAATTTCCCACAAGCAAACAAAATATTTCAAAAAACACTCTTAGTTTCAGCGATATTAGGCGCGTTAAGTGCGACGTCCTTGCAAGCCCAAGAAAGCGATACTAATGACGCCGATGATGGAGGTATTGAAAGGATATTCGTTACTGCATCTAAGCGACAGACCGGTTTACAACAAACCCCAATAGCGGTCACAGTAACCAGCGGCGAAACAATAGAACAAGCCAAAGTACTGGATATCGGTGATTTACAGGTATTGGTTCCCACTTTGAGGGTCACACCGTTACAGCGTTCGACTAATACTAACTTTGCCATACGTGGATTTGGCAACGGCACCAACAATACCGGTATTGAACCTTCAGTAGGGATTTTCATAGACGGCGTTTACCGTTCTCGTGCAGCCGCCCAAATTGGCGATTTACCCAGACTTCAACAAGTAGAAGTATTAAGTGGCCCACAAAGTACTCTCTTTGGTAAAAATGCTTCCGCAGGTGTGATTAGTGTTCGTACCGAAGCTCCTTCCTACGATTTCGAAGGAAAAGTAGAAGCTGGGATTGGCAATTATAATCAGCGACAACTGCGCGGCTATATATCCAATGGTATTACTGATGAACTTGCTTTCAGCCTGTCCGGTGGTATAAATACGCGCGATGGTTACACAGACAGTCTTGTTGGGCTTGATAAGATAAATGACCGAGACCGCTGGAACCTGCGTGGACAGATGCTTTATGAGCCAATGGAAGATGTGAAATTCCGCTTAATTGCCGACTACAGTGAAATTGACGAAATCTGTTGTACTACCGCCGGTTTTGAAAATGGCCCTACAGCATTAGCGATTCAAGCTCTGGGTGGCATAGTGACTGACGATGCAGACCCGTTTTCTTTTGAATCAGCGTTAAATGCTAGTCCACACGATACAGTGGAAGACGGTGGTATATCCTTGCAAGCCGACATCGACTTTGATGACTTTGCGTTTACCTCTATCACCGCTTTTCGTAACAACGAATCTGATTACATAAATGACGTTGATTTTACTTCTTTGGATATTCTTAGAGAAACGGCTGCCACCAAAATTGAAACATTTACACAGGAATTTCGCCTCACATCTAACGGCGACAATAAACTCGACTGGATGATCGGTGGATTTTACTTTGACGAAAAAGTAACGACTGGCGACGACTTAATTTATGGCGACTTAGTCAGAACTTACTTCGACGTATTACTCTCCTTTGATCCTGCCACAGCGGGTATACTTGGTACCCTTGAAGGATTATTCCCTGCCCTTAATGAAGGTGATATTTTTAAGGCAAATACCTCCATAGTGACAGACTTCACTCAGCAAAATGATGCCTATTCATTTTTTGTTAACTTGGATTATCATCTAACAGAAGACTTCACCGCCACATTGGGTGTGAGTTATACCAAGGATGAAAAAGAAATTACAGTCAAGCAGCAAAACAACGATTTACTTTCTCAAGTGGATTTTGACGCTGACCTCACTGTTTTTGGTGCCACCTTAGTGCAGGTAGGCTTTCCAGCCGCCGCTATTGGCGGTTTAAAAGCCCTTCAGTTTCAACCGCAAATGCTTGAACTGCCTAATCCTGTGGAAGCTAACACCAGCGATGATGACAAAATTACATGGTCGCTTCGTGGCGCATATACACTCAATAAAAATGTTAACTTCTTTGCTACAGCAGCAACGGGGTTCAAAGCCACGTCATGGAACCTGTCCCGTGACACCCGTCCCTTTGCTAGTGATGCAACAGCTATTGCTGCAAATAGCAGTTTAGTTCTTCCCAATCAAGGATATGGTACCCGATTTGCGAGCCCAGAAAAGGCTACTGTATATGAATTAGGTATTAAGACTAGCTTCCGAAATGGTGCATTTAGTGCCACGATTTTTAACCAGACTATTGAAGGTTTTCAATCCAGCATATTTGTAGGAACGGGCTTTGTACTCTCCAATGCTGGGGAACAGAATACAGTGGGTATCGAATTTGATTCTATCTACCGTCCCACTGACAACATATCATTGACATTTGCAGGTACACTTCTTGACCCCGAGTATGTTTCGTTCGTTAATGGCACAGATGAGAATGGTCCTGCAGATTTATCCGGTACCACAGTCCCAGGTGTTCATGAGCAAAGTATCGTTGCTGGTATTACTTATGATTTAGAGTTTGACAACGGTATATATGGTTACCTGCGCACCGATTATATCTATGAAAGTGATGTTAGGGTTGTTGGAAATATTCCAGATACTGTAAGACGTGAAGTCAGCACATTTAATGCAAGCGCTGGTCTAAATTTCGAAAACGGATTGATGCTTCAAGTTTACGTACGTAACCTTAATAATGATGAATATTTTCTGACATCTTTCCCACGTCCAATTCAGACTGGCAGTATTCAGGTTTACCCAAATCAGCCAAGAACATTTGGCGCAAGTATCGCTTATGAATTTTAACTAAGCATTTAACATCAACATTAAAGTCGACATCTGTCGGCTTTTTAATACCTGAAATAATAGAAAGTGATCCATAAAGCCATCTCAACAACTAAACACCAATAGGAACACAATTTCATCAATCAACCCCAAACGATAAATGCATGGTTTGGGGTTGATTAAAAAAGGCACAAAATAATGAAGTCATTAATTAACATTAAAACCATCGTTGCTATTGCGTTATTATCAGTTACCTCTGTTAGTACCCATGCCGCCGAGTGTCCAGATTTACTCAAGTTTGTAAAACGTAAACTTAACTCACAAGACACAGTCAATATGTGTGATGCCTATCAAGGCAAGACGATTTTATTTGTGAATACTGCCAGTTACTGTGGTTTTACTCCGCAGTTTGAAGGTCTAGAGACTCTATATAGCAAATACCAAGACAAGGGATTTGTAGTACTGGGGTTCCCGTCGCATGACTTTAACCAAGAAGATAAAAGTGAAGTCAAAACAGGGCAAATTTGTCGTTTAACCTATGGGGTTAAATTCCCTATGTTTGAGGCGATGTCAGTTAAAGGTGATGATGTTGACCCTCTATACCGGATGTTAGCGAATAAATCTGGCCAAGCGCCGAAGTGGAACTTTTTTAAATATCTAATGGATAAAAATGGCAATGTTGTTAATGCTTATGCCTCAGCAGTAAAGCCTACAGATGAAGCATTAGTAGGTGATATTGAAAAAGCTCTGCAGTTATAAATCACCATCGACATTTGAATTTTGAATTTTGAATTTTGAATTTTGAATTTTGAATTTTGAATTTTGAATTTTCACCTTGGTAAAATAATTATTAGTTGGCAAGGCTTTTGAGGAGTTTTTGCCAATTAAAACATTCGTAATATAACTTTTAGAGAATAGCTATTAGTAAAAATCACCAGCATTACTGCCGTTTATACCACAAAACCTAAAGGGCCAGGTGCTGTGTTGAAATATTTTGAAGTTCTGATTTGGATTGAAAATTTGTCCATGATCCAGACGAAAATCACTATAAACACGCCAAGTCGCAACAAAATAAAGGGCATTGAATTTTAATGAAGGAGTATCGAAATACCGTTTGCATAGAGTGATTAGAGGTTATCTCCATTCACACTATTTGATGGTTAGTCGGTCCAGAAAATCACATTTTAACTTAGTGGTTGTACTTTATCTTCCAAGGTCACCGTTTGAGCATCCACACGGTCAATAATTTTAATGATGGTAGTTTGTACCGTCTCATCCTTACGAATGTCTGTTTCGCTATTAAAAGTTTCCAACATAGGTTCGGCATTTTCTTGTTCAATAAAACCCACTTCCACTTTTGTGGCTAACGCTTCACTAGGGCCGAAGTATTGAATACTGATCATCGGATAACCATGAAAACCACGTTTAACCCGTTTGCTAATACGTTTTTGCGACTTGTCTAAGTTCATATTTAGTACCGTGGTTCGATTTATAGTGGATTATGATAACGGCTAAAGCATCTAAGGGGTAAATTTTAAGTATGTATTCGATAAAAATATTATTGCCCCTGACGTAAAGCGACCACTTAACGTATAATAACTTTAATTATGTTTGTTTAAGATACTGTCATGACTGTTGAAACGTTTACCCCCAATAAAACCACTACACTAGAAACCCCCATTAAAATATTAGAGGCAGACTCGCCTGTACAAAAAACTAAAGGCACGCGCATTGGCTTTGTAAGCCTTGGCTGTCCTAAGAATTTAGTCGACTCAGAACGTATTTTGACACAGTTACGCACTGAAGGTTATGACGTGGTGCCTACCTATAACGATTCAGACTTAGTGATTGTGAATACGTGTGGATTTATCGATTCGGCAGTTCAAGAATCGCTTGACACTATTGGTGAAGCTTTGGCCGAAAATGGCAAAGTGATAGTCACAGGGTGTTTAGGCATTAAAGAAGATGAAATACGTGAAGTACACCCCAATGTATTGGCGATCACTGGCCCCCATGCTTATGAAGAAGTGGTCAATCAAGTTCATCAACATTTACCTCAGCCTGAACATAATCCCTATTTGAATTTAGTACCGGATATTGGGATTAAACTTACGCCAAGGCACTATGCCTATCTGAAAATATCCGAAGGCTGTAATCACAGATGTACCTTTTGTATTATTCCTTCTATGCGTGGTGATTTAGTCAGTCGCCCTATTGGTAGCATTTTAGACGAAGCACAACGTTTGAAAAATGCAGGTGTAAAAGAGTTATTGGTGATTTCTCAAGATACCAGTGCTTATGGTGTAGATGTAAAAAACAAGACTGACTTTTGGAATGGCATGCCGGTCAAAACCGATATGAAATCACTGTGTGAAAAGCTCGGTGAAATGGGTATCTGGGTGCGTTTACATTATGTGTATCCCTACCCTTCGGTAGATAAAATTATGCCCTTAATGGCTGAGGGTAAAATTTTGCCTTATTTGGATATTCCTTTCCAACATGCCAGCCCACGTA
Coding sequences:
- a CDS encoding glutathione peroxidase encodes the protein MKSLINIKTIVAIALLSVTSVSTHAAECPDLLKFVKRKLNSQDTVNMCDAYQGKTILFVNTASYCGFTPQFEGLETLYSKYQDKGFVVLGFPSHDFNQEDKSEVKTGQICRLTYGVKFPMFEAMSVKGDDVDPLYRMLANKSGQAPKWNFFKYLMDKNGNVVNAYASAVKPTDEALVGDIEKALQL
- the rimO gene encoding 30S ribosomal protein S12 methylthiotransferase RimO, whose protein sequence is MTVETFTPNKTTTLETPIKILEADSPVQKTKGTRIGFVSLGCPKNLVDSERILTQLRTEGYDVVPTYNDSDLVIVNTCGFIDSAVQESLDTIGEALAENGKVIVTGCLGIKEDEIREVHPNVLAITGPHAYEEVVNQVHQHLPQPEHNPYLNLVPDIGIKLTPRHYAYLKISEGCNHRCTFCIIPSMRGDLVSRPIGSILDEAQRLKNAGVKELLVISQDTSAYGVDVKNKTDFWNGMPVKTDMKSLCEKLGEMGIWVRLHYVYPYPSVDKIMPLMAEGKILPYLDIPFQHASPRILKLMKRPAAAERTMDRIRAWREVCPDIVIRSTFIVGFPGETEEDFQMLLDFLDEAQLDRVGCFKYSDVDGAKANDLPDPVSEDLKQLRYNRFMEKQSEISTAKLQAKIGLEYQVIIDEVTPEGAVGRCYADAPEIDGNVHLTDEFDVEPGDIIWAQIIHSNEYDLWAVKVDDDEDVELTEEL
- a CDS encoding TonB-dependent receptor codes for the protein MNKNTFHNFPQANKIFQKTLLVSAILGALSATSLQAQESDTNDADDGGIERIFVTASKRQTGLQQTPIAVTVTSGETIEQAKVLDIGDLQVLVPTLRVTPLQRSTNTNFAIRGFGNGTNNTGIEPSVGIFIDGVYRSRAAAQIGDLPRLQQVEVLSGPQSTLFGKNASAGVISVRTEAPSYDFEGKVEAGIGNYNQRQLRGYISNGITDELAFSLSGGINTRDGYTDSLVGLDKINDRDRWNLRGQMLYEPMEDVKFRLIADYSEIDEICCTTAGFENGPTALAIQALGGIVTDDADPFSFESALNASPHDTVEDGGISLQADIDFDDFAFTSITAFRNNESDYINDVDFTSLDILRETAATKIETFTQEFRLTSNGDNKLDWMIGGFYFDEKVTTGDDLIYGDLVRTYFDVLLSFDPATAGILGTLEGLFPALNEGDIFKANTSIVTDFTQQNDAYSFFVNLDYHLTEDFTATLGVSYTKDEKEITVKQQNNDLLSQVDFDADLTVFGATLVQVGFPAAAIGGLKALQFQPQMLELPNPVEANTSDDDKITWSLRGAYTLNKNVNFFATAATGFKATSWNLSRDTRPFASDATAIAANSSLVLPNQGYGTRFASPEKATVYELGIKTSFRNGAFSATIFNQTIEGFQSSIFVGTGFVLSNAGEQNTVGIEFDSIYRPTDNISLTFAGTLLDPEYVSFVNGTDENGPADLSGTTVPGVHEQSIVAGITYDLEFDNGIYGYLRTDYIYESDVRVVGNIPDTVRREVSTFNASAGLNFENGLMLQVYVRNLNNDEYFLTSFPRPIQTGSIQVYPNQPRTFGASIAYEF